One part of the Bacillus sp. FJAT-45350 genome encodes these proteins:
- a CDS encoding TRAP transporter small permease, with amino-acid sequence MIFKWLNNSLNFFMALALVGMTILVFGNVVLRYFFNSGITYSEEMSRFLFVWMIFLGAIIAFKRNEHIGIDLFFKRLPPKTKKVVYLIRNILILFALWLVLEGSWKLVKINMNTIAPATGISMSFVYGIGLITSLGMALIVFYNLYIVFIKKQQTNDFVTETDEIVVSPSHGEEKSIVGEER; translated from the coding sequence ATGATATTCAAATGGTTAAATAATTCATTGAATTTTTTTATGGCACTCGCACTTGTAGGTATGACTATATTGGTTTTTGGAAATGTAGTTCTACGATACTTTTTTAATTCTGGTATTACCTATTCTGAGGAAATGTCTCGTTTTTTATTTGTATGGATGATTTTTTTAGGAGCAATCATTGCATTCAAAAGAAATGAACATATTGGTATTGATTTATTTTTCAAGAGGTTACCCCCAAAAACAAAAAAAGTTGTCTATTTAATTAGAAATATATTAATTCTTTTTGCGTTATGGTTAGTACTTGAGGGAAGTTGGAAATTAGTCAAGATTAATATGAATACAATTGCACCTGCAACAGGTATATCCATGTCCTTTGTATATGGCATTGGTCTAATAACGAGTTTAGGGATGGCTCTTATTGTTTTTTATAATCTTTATATTGTATTTATAAAAAAACAACAGACAAATGACTTTGTTACCGAAACAGATGAAATAGTAGTAAGTCCCTCTCATGGAGAAGAGAAGTCAATAGTAGGGGAGGAAAGGTAA
- a CDS encoding Crp/Fnr family transcriptional regulator — MENELQTSQWETYLKYGTRKFAKKETILYNMGDSANGFYYIKKGIVKILTYTQDGEEKCFDFRGQGQLFGEWGLIKEPYITGAIAKEDCILYYFSNESFRKMISISEESLKLFLDFVYKVIWDRTQQNFYPSNTEQQMAYAINKLNELSTATNVIHISQQELANYIGLTRITVNKFLQKLKDKDIIELNNKEIIIKDVEYFLQINKSETR, encoded by the coding sequence ATGGAGAATGAACTACAGACATCACAATGGGAAACTTACTTAAAATATGGTACAAGAAAGTTTGCAAAGAAAGAGACCATTCTTTATAACATGGGTGATAGCGCAAACGGATTTTATTATATTAAAAAGGGAATAGTAAAAATCCTTACTTACACACAAGATGGTGAAGAAAAATGTTTTGATTTTCGTGGCCAAGGACAATTATTCGGAGAATGGGGGCTTATCAAAGAGCCGTACATAACTGGAGCTATTGCAAAAGAGGATTGTATTTTATATTACTTTTCAAACGAAAGTTTCCGAAAGATGATTAGTATATCTGAGGAATCACTCAAGCTCTTTCTCGATTTTGTCTATAAAGTTATTTGGGATCGAACACAACAAAATTTTTATCCTTCTAATACTGAGCAGCAAATGGCATATGCGATAAATAAGCTAAATGAGCTTTCAACCGCTACAAACGTTATACATATTTCTCAACAAGAGCTAGCAAATTATATTGGATTAACACGTATAACAGTTAACAAGTTTTTACAAAAATTAAAAGATAAAGACATTATTGAGTTAAATAATAAAGAAATTATTATTAAGGATGTAGAATATTTCCTTCAGATTAATAAAAGTGAAACTAGGTAA
- a CDS encoding dihydroxy-acid dehydratase — translation MSNNKNNGIDGSIFRSDNIEGDVSRAFMQGAGFSNEMLKTRRVIGICTSWSEVNPCNINLRSISESVKRGILAAGGVPVEFPTISIHEQLNNPSSLILRNLMAMDVEEMIQRSPIDGVVLLNGCDKTVPAQIMGAISAGKPTISLSAGPRNTSKCGGKVMTIHDLWSKKDERQKGEVTDQEWEKFISELIPSAGTCNVMGTASTMSSIVESLGLALPGSSFLPATSAGRQRIAEETGRIAVQLTEAKRTPDQIVTEKSLENAFRVVCAIGGSTNAVLHLEAIAGRLGIRIGVERFNKWSETTPQLVAVSPAGPYLLEDFNEAGGIPALVKRLSPKMHLDTINVKGETWAEAIGEVTEFNSPVLRSLENPINDAGGLAILQGSLAPKGAVFKRAAAPRELWRHSGPALVFDGLDDMNKRIDDPNLPVESNSVLVLRGLGPIGGPGMPESAKIPIPRRLWDQGVRDMLRISDGRMSGTADGAVVLHVSPESAIGGPLALVKDGDIIKLDAVECRLDLLVNEEELEERRKTLVLPESPSRGYDWLYHQHVTQANEGADFDFLLDSNLPRTSLSTSKKDNKKT, via the coding sequence ATGTCGAATAATAAGAATAATGGTATCGACGGAAGTATATTTAGATCAGATAACATAGAAGGTGATGTTTCACGTGCTTTTATGCAAGGTGCTGGTTTCTCTAATGAGATGCTTAAGACCCGTCGAGTAATCGGTATTTGTACAAGTTGGAGTGAGGTTAATCCTTGTAATATTAACCTTCGCAGCATATCAGAATCAGTAAAAAGAGGGATTCTCGCTGCAGGGGGGGTGCCGGTAGAATTTCCGACAATATCAATTCATGAACAATTAAACAATCCCTCATCACTAATTTTACGTAATTTAATGGCGATGGATGTAGAAGAAATGATTCAAAGAAGTCCAATAGATGGTGTAGTTCTACTTAATGGTTGTGATAAAACAGTACCAGCACAAATTATGGGGGCAATTAGTGCTGGTAAACCAACAATATCTTTATCAGCAGGTCCACGTAATACATCAAAATGTGGTGGAAAAGTCATGACTATTCATGATTTATGGTCTAAGAAAGATGAAAGACAAAAAGGAGAAGTAACAGATCAGGAATGGGAGAAATTTATTAGTGAGCTAATTCCAAGTGCCGGTACTTGTAATGTCATGGGTACAGCTTCAACAATGTCATCAATTGTCGAAAGTTTAGGTTTAGCGTTACCTGGTTCATCTTTTCTTCCTGCAACAAGTGCCGGTCGTCAACGTATCGCTGAAGAAACGGGAAGAATAGCAGTACAACTAACGGAAGCAAAACGTACTCCCGATCAGATAGTAACAGAAAAATCGTTAGAGAATGCTTTTCGTGTAGTATGTGCAATAGGTGGCTCAACGAATGCAGTACTTCACCTAGAAGCAATTGCAGGTCGGCTTGGAATTAGAATTGGAGTTGAGCGTTTCAACAAATGGAGTGAAACAACACCACAATTAGTTGCTGTCAGTCCTGCTGGTCCTTATTTACTTGAAGACTTTAACGAAGCGGGTGGTATTCCGGCATTAGTTAAACGACTATCACCCAAGATGCACCTTGATACGATAAACGTGAAAGGAGAAACATGGGCAGAGGCTATTGGAGAGGTGACAGAATTTAATTCTCCTGTCCTACGCTCTTTGGAAAACCCAATAAATGATGCTGGTGGATTGGCTATTCTTCAAGGTTCTTTAGCTCCTAAGGGTGCTGTTTTTAAAAGGGCAGCTGCACCTCGAGAATTATGGAGACATAGTGGTCCAGCCCTGGTTTTTGATGGGTTGGATGATATGAACAAACGTATTGATGATCCGAATCTCCCAGTTGAGTCTAATAGTGTTCTAGTATTAAGAGGTTTAGGACCGATTGGTGGACCTGGTATGCCAGAGTCAGCGAAAATACCAATACCAAGAAGACTTTGGGATCAAGGAGTGAGAGATATGCTTCGAATATCAGATGGTCGTATGAGTGGAACTGCAGATGGCGCTGTCGTGTTACACGTATCACCTGAGTCTGCGATAGGCGGTCCATTAGCTTTAGTAAAGGATGGGGATATAATTAAACTAGATGCAGTAGAGTGTCGCCTTGATCTACTTGTTAATGAAGAAGAACTTGAGGAGAGAAGAAAAACTCTAGTACTTCCAGAATCTCCATCCCGGGGTTACGACTGGCTTTATCATCAGCATGTGACACAAGCTAATGAAGGAGCAGATTTTGATTTCCTCCTTGATAGCAATCTTCCTCGAACTTCATTGTCGACTTCTAAGAAAGACAATAAAAAAACCTAA
- a CDS encoding TRAP transporter substrate-binding protein yields MKKWIRNILFGILPGVILLGACGSDDVGNTNGTDSPQSKETNGINEHVIKASAPSPERHPLSQGLAKFAEIIEEKSDGKMKVELYYGGTLGDERQVIESLQGGIQEAAISSTGPLYAVSKEFGIFDLPFIFNSGEEADVVLDGPVGQGLLNNLSQHNLIGLSFAENGFRSVTNSKHAIQSVEDFKGLKIRTMQNEIHLEIYRALGANPTPMGFSEVFSALESKAIDGTDATTPMVDHEKLYEVQTNFSLTNYVYNPAIIILSKHFWDKLTEQERSIVQEAANEASLYQREVNRAMEEETIEYLTKDNLIEVNELSLEEREKMQELTQPIVDKYSKEIGEDLVNEFIEEINKLRN; encoded by the coding sequence ATGAAAAAGTGGATTAGAAACATTCTGTTTGGAATCTTACCTGGGGTAATTCTTCTCGGGGCGTGTGGTAGTGATGATGTGGGCAATACAAACGGAACAGATTCACCTCAAAGTAAAGAAACAAATGGAATAAATGAGCATGTAATTAAGGCTAGCGCTCCAAGTCCTGAAAGACACCCGTTAAGTCAAGGTTTAGCGAAGTTTGCTGAGATTATTGAAGAAAAAAGTGACGGAAAAATGAAAGTTGAGTTATATTACGGTGGCACATTAGGTGATGAAAGACAAGTGATCGAATCGTTACAAGGAGGCATTCAAGAAGCAGCGATTTCTTCGACGGGTCCTTTATATGCGGTATCAAAAGAATTTGGTATCTTTGACTTACCGTTTATATTTAATAGTGGGGAAGAAGCTGATGTAGTACTTGATGGACCAGTAGGGCAAGGGTTATTAAACAATCTATCTCAACATAATTTGATTGGTCTTAGTTTTGCTGAGAATGGGTTTCGGAGCGTAACGAATAGTAAGCATGCCATACAAAGTGTCGAAGACTTTAAGGGATTAAAGATTCGTACTATGCAAAACGAAATACATTTAGAAATATATCGGGCATTGGGAGCGAATCCAACCCCGATGGGTTTTTCTGAGGTTTTTTCTGCTCTAGAAAGTAAAGCAATTGATGGCACAGATGCCACAACACCAATGGTAGATCATGAAAAGTTATATGAAGTACAGACTAACTTCAGTCTTACAAATTATGTTTATAACCCAGCAATCATAATTTTAAGTAAACATTTTTGGGATAAATTAACAGAGCAAGAACGCTCGATTGTACAAGAAGCAGCAAATGAAGCAAGTCTATATCAACGAGAAGTAAATAGAGCAATGGAAGAAGAAACAATTGAATATTTAACTAAAGATAATTTAATTGAAGTAAATGAATTATCATTAGAAGAAAGAGAAAAAATGCAAGAATTAACTCAACCTATTGTTGATAAATATTCTAAAGAAATAGGTGAGGATCTTGTAAATGAATTTATAGAAGAAATAAACAAGCTCCGAAACTAA
- a CDS encoding NAD(P)-dependent oxidoreductase, which produces MRIGFIGLGVMGARMVERFLQADYEVTVYNRTRKKMAPLIEKGARPAENIPKLVTNCDVVFTCLSMPKDVEQVYNTVIELAQADTVCVDFTTIDMDTSIRIASQASTKGIHYLDAPISGGPEGVEQGKLTIMVGGNQTAFERVLPILKTIGEKIHLLGDSGLGSVAKLMNQYLVAVHSLAASEVMVAGTAHGLPPEKLFDILKSSYGDSRMLRRHIGNHVLKRDFGLGGALKYMEKDIRIANQLFEIAGIKERTGSLAEKAFVTAIKQDLSELDMSAVIQPIEKQCNVIVKDSRLAEY; this is translated from the coding sequence ATGCGTATAGGCTTTATAGGTCTTGGAGTAATGGGTGCACGAATGGTAGAAAGATTTCTTCAAGCAGACTATGAGGTTACGGTCTATAATCGAACTCGTAAAAAGATGGCTCCATTAATAGAAAAAGGAGCTAGGCCTGCAGAAAATATACCAAAACTTGTTACCAATTGTGATGTAGTCTTTACATGCTTATCGATGCCAAAGGATGTTGAACAAGTTTACAACACGGTAATAGAACTTGCCCAAGCAGATACCGTTTGTGTTGATTTTACTACAATTGATATGGATACAAGTATTAGGATCGCTAGCCAGGCATCTACGAAAGGCATTCATTACCTTGATGCACCGATAAGTGGTGGCCCAGAAGGTGTAGAACAAGGCAAGTTAACGATTATGGTAGGTGGGAATCAAACTGCTTTTGAAAGAGTTTTACCCATCTTAAAGACAATTGGTGAAAAAATTCACCTTTTGGGAGACTCTGGACTTGGAAGTGTGGCTAAATTAATGAATCAGTACCTAGTAGCTGTTCATTCTCTAGCAGCGTCTGAAGTAATGGTTGCAGGTACAGCGCATGGACTACCACCAGAAAAGTTATTCGATATTTTAAAGTCGAGTTATGGTGACAGTCGTATGCTACGTCGTCATATCGGTAACCATGTGTTAAAACGTGATTTTGGTCTTGGTGGAGCATTGAAGTATATGGAAAAAGATATTAGAATTGCTAACCAACTTTTTGAAATAGCAGGTATTAAAGAAAGAACTGGAAGTTTAGCTGAAAAAGCATTTGTAACTGCTATAAAACAAGATTTATCAGAATTAGATATGTCTGCAGTTATACAACCTATTGAAAAACAATGTAATGTAATTGTTAAGGATTCTAGATTAGCAGAATATTAA